The Mesobacillus boroniphilus region CGATCATAATTGCGAAATGCCAGGGAGATGCCAAAATGGAGATTGTGTATGCAGTCGATGGAGACAGCTCCAAGTCTGATGTACTGAGCAATTGGAACTCGGCTGATATCAATGATAAACGCAAGGAACGCCTGAAGGATATCGAGCGGAAGGCAAGGGAATCGGGAGTTAAATTCGAGATTAAAATCCTTCACGGTGAACCAGGCCCAACAGTTGTCAATTACACGAATAAAAACAATTTCGATCTTGTAGTCATCGGGAGCAGAGGCTTGAACGGACTACAGGAGCTCATGCTCGGAAGCGTGAGCCATAAAGTGGCCAAAAGAGCCAATTGTCCGGTGATGATTGTGAAATAAGTATAAGGGTAAAACAAAAAGACACACCGAACATTGTTCGGTGTGTCTTTGCATTATTCTTGGTCTTTTCCGTAAAAGCGAAGCAAATCTCCGTAAATGATTTGGTCGGAGTAGTTCAGTTCATTCTTGGCATGCTCGATGTGCGGTTCACAGCTTGCACCGTCTGTCGGCTCACCTGTGGCCTTATCGTAGCATACGCCTTTCGTGTAGACTACATCTTCAGTAATGAAGCTGCCGTCTCTTAGGGTAACAAAGTTATCCTGCTTTTCGGAGAACAGGTCCGCTCCAAACTGGATGTCCTGTTTTGTATCAATACCAGCAAGGTTCAACAGTGTCGGACGCAAGTCGATCTGGCCAGATACGGTTGATATTGTCTTGCCTTCGTGACCCGGGATGTGGATGATCATTGGCACACGCTGCAACTGTGTTGAAACAAATGGCGTGATTTCCTTGCCAAGATACTGCTCCATTGCCTTGTTATGGTTCTCAGAAATTCCGTAGTGGTCACCGTAGATCACGATGATTGAATCCTCGTATAGACCTTCTGCCTTCAAATCCTCGATGAAAAGCTTAAATGCTTCATCCGTATAGCGGACGGTTGGGAAGTAGCGGTTCAGGGTCCCACTATTTGAATCAAACTCATCGATGAATTTGTCTTC contains the following coding sequences:
- a CDS encoding universal stress protein; amino-acid sequence: MYQKILLAADGSEHSIRAADHAIIIAKCQGDAKMEIVYAVDGDSSKSDVLSNWNSADINDKRKERLKDIERKARESGVKFEIKILHGEPGPTVVNYTNKNNFDLVVIGSRGLNGLQELMLGSVSHKVAKRANCPVMIVK